A part of Carettochelys insculpta isolate YL-2023 chromosome 1, ASM3395843v1, whole genome shotgun sequence genomic DNA contains:
- the LOC142007534 gene encoding carboxypeptidase A1-like translates to MEKVKELEELQDLQLDFWRQPGVPEIPIDVRVPFPSLQAVKVFLEYNNIRYSILIHDLQTLVDEEQTEMIRQRSTPKSLEAFNYATYHTLNEIYHFMDLLVTENPNLVSKIQIGNSYEDRPLYVLKFSTGGTNRPAIWIDTGIHSREWITQASGVRFAKKIIDSYGTDPSLTSILDNMDIFLEIVTNPDGFAYTHTSNRMWRKTRSIKAGSLCVGVDPNRNWDAGFGGAGSSSNPCSETYRGPYAHSESEVKAIVDFVKTHGNIKAFISIHSYSQLLLYPYGYTRTPAADHQELDEIAEAAVAALSSLYGTSYRYGSIITTIYQASGGTVDWTYNQGIKYSFTFELRDSGHYGFLLPAKQIIPTADETWLALMTIMEYTKDHPY, encoded by the exons ATggagaaggtgaaggagctggaggagctgcaggatctGCAG CTGGATTTCTGGCGGCAACCTGGAGTACCAGAGATTCCTATAGATGTCCGAGTGCCCTTCCCCAGCCTTCAAGCCGTCAAAGTCTTCCTGGAGTACAACAACATTCGCTATTCCATCCTGATACATGATCTACAG acTCTGGTGGATGAAGAACAGACTGAGATGATACGTCAGCGTTCCACGCCTAAGTCTTTGGAGGCTTTTAACTATGCTACTTACCACACTCTGAATGAG ATCTACCACTTCATGGACTTGCTGGTCACTGAAAATCCCAACCTGGTCAGCAAAATTCAGATCGGCAACAGTTACGAAGACCGCCCTCTCTACGTGCTGAAG TTCAGTACTGGTGGAACCAATCGCCCCGCTATTTGGATTGACACCGGCATCCACTCTCGGGAATGGATCACTCAGGCCAGCGGAGTCAGGTTTGCAAAGAAG ATCATCGATAGTTACGGCACAGACCCTTCTCTTACCTCCATCCTGGACAACATGGACATCTTCCTGGAGATCGTTACCAACCCTGATGGCTTTGCTTACACCCATACCAGC AATCGCATGTGGCGTAAGACCAGGTCCATCAAAGCCGGGTCATTGTGTGTCGGTGTGGATCCCAACAGGAACTGGGATGCAGGTTTTGGCG GGGCCGGGTCTAGCAGCAACCCCTGCTCCGAAACTTACCGCGGCCCCTACGCCCACTCGGAGAGCGAGGTGAAAGCCATCGTGGACTTTGTGAAGACGCATGGGAATATCAAAGCCTTCATCTCGATCCATAGCtactcccagctcctcctgtatcCCTACGGCTACACCAGAACCCCAGCTGCTGACCACCAAGAACTG GATGAGATTGCTGAAgcggcagtggctgccctgtcaTCCCTCTATGGCACAAGTTACAGATACGGCAGCATCATCACAACCATCT ATCAAGCTAGCGGTGGAACCGTTGACTGGACTTATAACCAGGGTATTAAATACTCCTTCACCTTTGAACTGCGGGACTCAGGACATTACGGGTTCTTACTCCCAGCCAAGCAGATCATCCCTACTGCTGATGAGACCTGGCTGGCACTGATGACCATCATGGAGTACACAAAAGACCATCCTTATTAG